In Paenibacillus xylanilyticus, the genomic window GACAACATGCCAATGATGATCGAGCAAACGAAAGCAAGCGATGTATCCAGCAATAAGGCAATTAACATCGCCCCCACTGCAACGGGCGCAAGAAAGCCGACATATGACTTGTCTGCTGTCTGGATGAATGCCGTTACATGCATCAGCACAATCGTAATAATGAAAATGAGTACAAGCATCAGCAGCTGTGCATTATTATATTTGAAATGCGTTCCGCTGAACTGCTGAATATACATCAGGATTGCTGCCGACAGCAGACAAGACAGCATGAGAAGACCCAACTGCGGCCAGTAGTTTACTTCATTTTTCAACAAATCATTTTCATCAAGAAGCGCGTACATTTCGGGGGTTATCATTTCGCCCTTGGCAACCAGTGTATCACCTTGCTTGATATAGACTGTCTGTGTATTTTCACGAGCCTGTACCTTGGCTTCCTTGGTCCCCTCTTCATCATAGAAACGGTTGGACGTTACTACAAGGCGGGCGAGCTCCTGAACAACCTCACGCTGCGTACGCTTGCTAAGGGAACTTACACTTACCATTTCGGCAACTTTTGCCCTTGCAGTCGTAGCATCACTGATCTGATCCGTCATCAATCTGGACACGATATCCCGTCCAACGGACTTCATCTCCTGGATATCCTCCGAGGTCAAGCGAGATATCTTGATATAGGTTTCTTCCGGAATTCGGTAGCTTTGCTCCTGCACTACGTTTCTGATCTCTTCCAAAAGAGTTTCGGAATATGTACCCGCTTTCCGATTGTTATTGATAAAGTTGGACACAAAATCCTTTTGCCGCTGCGGAATCTCATCACGATAGATATCAATCTTGTCCTGACTGGAAATCTGGTCATCCTGATTCAGACGGTCAATTCGATCCAGCAGGGTGGTCATCAAATTTTCGTTTCGCAGCTGCACAATTTGATAGATCGGCTGTACACGCTCAGCAGCTTCTTCCTGAGCTTTCAGCGTTGCCTTCGTGTTTGGAATCTGCATGGGCGCAGCAATATCCACTTCGCTTCGTGTGCCTTCCTGAATGTCGTACCGCTCGGGAAGCAGCTTGGAGGCCAGACTGAAGTAGAAGAGAATCACCAGAAACAAAAACAGAAGATAGCGTGCCCACACGCTATACTTCCATCCTGTGGTTCTATTCTGAAAAGATTTGCCTTTTGACAGTTCCTTCGAGGTCACTTTAGACAATCCCTTCTATTCTTGATTTTCTGCGGCGTGGTTGTATGCAACGATAATTTTTTGGACGAGGGAATGCCGTACAACATCTTGCTCGGCAAAATAGACAAATCCAATTTCTTCAACTTCACTGAGTATCGTTTTTGCTTCCACCAGTCCAGACTTTTTGCCGCGAGGTAAATCAATTTGCGTTACGTCTCCGGTAATGACCATTTTGGAGCCAAAACCAAGACGGGTCAAAAACATCTTCATTTGTTCAGGCGTCGTATTCTGAGCTTCGTCCAAAATGATGAACGAGTCATCGAGTGTACGCCCCCTCATATATGCCAGTGGAGCAATTTCGATCAAACCGCGCTCCAGTGCCTTGGCCGTTTGCTCTTGTCCCATTACGTCATACAAGGCGTCATACAATGGCCGTAGATAAGGGTCAACCTTTTCCTGCAGGTCTCCAGGCAAAAAGCCCAGGCTCTCGCCCGCTTCGACAGCAGGCCGGGTAAGCACGATACGCTTGACGCTGCCTTCCTTGAGAGCTGCAACCGCCAGGACAACGGCCAGATAGGTTTTACCCGTACCGGCTGGACCAATGCCGAATACAACATCACGTTTCTTAATTGTCGTTACATAGTGCTTCTGTCCAATGGTTTTAACACGAATCGGTTTGCCCCGGTAAGTCGTCGTAATTTCTCCCTTGAACAGATCAAGCAGCTGGTCTGCACGCAGATCCTTGGCCAGTTCAATAGCATAGCTGACGTCTCGTTCGGTTAGCACATACCCGTTTCGTACCAATTGCAGTAACACATCGAATAATTGTTCAAGCGATTCCACATTCTTTGTATTGCCGTGAATCACAATCTCCGCTTCGCGTGAAGCGATCTGGGCGGGAATCTCGGATTCAATCAGTTTCAGAAAAATATCTTGGGGTCCAAAAAGAGATTGACCCTCTCCCGCACTCTGGAGGGAGATTCGTATGCTGCGTGTTTGTTCTGACAAATAGCCTCATTCTCCTTGACTATGGACTAACGGAAGTTCTTCCGCAATGCTTTCTTCCACTTCAAATAATACTTTCATATAAACTTTACCATTCTCTTTCTTCTCATGCAAAATTTTTTCACTTAAAATTTTCGTTCCTTTGCCATTTTTGGCGATAATATCGTTTCTGGCTCCCTCCAGCCCTTTCGTTCTGGCCCACTCCACCGTCTTTTGTTCCTCCTGCTGAGTGGTCTCCATATCGGTCTCCGTCAGCCATCCCATCGGAAGCGTGAAGGATCGCCACGTCAGCGGCTTATGATCACTCGCCGTATTGAAGGAACTGAAAGGCGTCTTTCCATATCCCCAGAGCTGAACAGCCCAATCCCCAAGCACAACATAAAAACGTTCCTTACTCTCTCCTGTCATGGTGTTATACTTCTGCACAAGAGGTACTTCCACCTCATATTCACGCCATACGAGTCCACGAACCTCACCTTTGGCCACAACATTCTCTGTATTCTCTTCATCACCCAAAATACCCGATATTAATACCTGACCTTTCTTAACACGTGTATCCTTCTGTACGACAGGACGCCCCTGTTCCGCATATATCTGAGTCACGACTGCATCCGATTTGCTCACCAAGTGCCTTGGATTCAGCAGCGGTTCACGCTGAGGCTGTGCAGATTCTACAACCTGAATGGTAATGGTTGTCCCCTCTTTGCTCACACCAATCCAGGTTACGTCGGGAAGTGCCAAAGCCAGCTGTCTGGAAAGCTTGTCCTGACTCTGGAGTCTGAACCCCCACTGGAAAGGATATATCCCTTCTTTTTTGGCTGCAGCAAGCACCACATCAGTCGGGATTTTCACATTCCCCTTCACCTCAACATTCCAGACCATCGAAGATAATGCAAACATGGCAATCACGAAAAGCACCATGCCCCCAAGGAAGAACTTCCTTTTCATTAATCTGGCCATAAAAAAAGGAATCCCGCTGCGGTGCGTCACCTTCACCCTGCAGCCTGTCCGCTTCAACAAAGGACGCAGCCTAAAAAAATGCGGCAGCAGAATATTCATCTCTGCCTTGCGTCCATCATGGGCACGCAGGTTCCACACTTCCAGTCCCTGCTCTGCCACCATGTTGATCAGCGCTTCGATGTCTCCCCCAGTGACCGTTATTCGGACTGCACCTCGCAGTTTGTACAGACTGGGCTGTTTCATCCGTTTCCCTCCGCTCCATTCATATGTATATCCAGAATTGTTCCTTCCACCGCCACTTCATCCGGCAAAATATTACGAATCATCAGATCAACGCCTTTAATCTCGAGCTGACCCT contains:
- a CDS encoding HD family phosphohydrolase, which gives rise to MTSKELSKGKSFQNRTTGWKYSVWARYLLFLFLVILFYFSLASKLLPERYDIQEGTRSEVDIAAPMQIPNTKATLKAQEEAAERVQPIYQIVQLRNENLMTTLLDRIDRLNQDDQISSQDKIDIYRDEIPQRQKDFVSNFINNNRKAGTYSETLLEEIRNVVQEQSYRIPEETYIKISRLTSEDIQEMKSVGRDIVSRLMTDQISDATTARAKVAEMVSVSSLSKRTQREVVQELARLVVTSNRFYDEEGTKEAKVQARENTQTVYIKQGDTLVAKGEMITPEMYALLDENDLLKNEVNYWPQLGLLMLSCLLSAAILMYIQQFSGTHFKYNNAQLLMLVLIFIITIVLMHVTAFIQTADKSYVGFLAPVAVGAMLIALLLDTSLAFVCSIIIGMLSSIILNTHQGQIFDFELGFFAVLVSFVAIFATYRASQRSTILKGAIMVCLFGSIAVFTLSLIDTGDWNRTTTLYGIGFAFAGGVLTAILVIGLMPFFETSFGILSALKLVELSNPNHPLLRKLLTETPGTYHHSVMVGNLSEAAAEAIGANGLLCRVGSYYHDIGKTKRPIYFIENQNNMENPHDSIDPKLSKSIIVAHARDGVEMQKDYKLPKPIRDIAEQHHGTTFLHYFYHKALRQAEEAGVEPDFTEEDFRYPGPKAQSKESAIVGIADSVEAAVRSLRKPTVEQVESMIEKIIKGRLDDHQFNDCDLTMRELDIVAKTLKETVMGIFHSRIEYPEEIKKPKPTSPEAG
- a CDS encoding PhoH family protein, with product MSEQTRSIRISLQSAGEGQSLFGPQDIFLKLIESEIPAQIASREAEIVIHGNTKNVESLEQLFDVLLQLVRNGYVLTERDVSYAIELAKDLRADQLLDLFKGEITTTYRGKPIRVKTIGQKHYVTTIKKRDVVFGIGPAGTGKTYLAVVLAVAALKEGSVKRIVLTRPAVEAGESLGFLPGDLQEKVDPYLRPLYDALYDVMGQEQTAKALERGLIEIAPLAYMRGRTLDDSFIILDEAQNTTPEQMKMFLTRLGFGSKMVITGDVTQIDLPRGKKSGLVEAKTILSEVEEIGFVYFAEQDVVRHSLVQKIIVAYNHAAENQE
- the yqfD gene encoding sporulation protein YqfD, coding for MKQPSLYKLRGAVRITVTGGDIEALINMVAEQGLEVWNLRAHDGRKAEMNILLPHFFRLRPLLKRTGCRVKVTHRSGIPFFMARLMKRKFFLGGMVLFVIAMFALSSMVWNVEVKGNVKIPTDVVLAAAKKEGIYPFQWGFRLQSQDKLSRQLALALPDVTWIGVSKEGTTITIQVVESAQPQREPLLNPRHLVSKSDAVVTQIYAEQGRPVVQKDTRVKKGQVLISGILGDEENTENVVAKGEVRGLVWREYEVEVPLVQKYNTMTGESKERFYVVLGDWAVQLWGYGKTPFSSFNTASDHKPLTWRSFTLPMGWLTETDMETTQQEEQKTVEWARTKGLEGARNDIIAKNGKGTKILSEKILHEKKENGKVYMKVLFEVEESIAEELPLVHSQGE